The Phragmites australis chromosome 1, lpPhrAust1.1, whole genome shotgun sequence genomic interval TTGGTTATTTTCTAGATACTAAAACTCGGAATGCTACAGGAAGTTTGATATCTTCGGTAGCGTCTCTATCGCCCCCGCCATGCTATACTAAAACGCCCTTGCACAGTGGCCTCTCCGCAACGGCGGCAACTCGTGCATTCAAGATCCACCTTCTTGGCAATGGCAAAGGCAGCCAATCCTTTCTACTtgctttctttttcattttgctTTGCGATATCTCGTAGTAGGAATTGTGCTCAAACCCTTGTCCAACCATCTATTCATACTATAAATCTGTAATACCCAGAATAACAATGACATGATTGACCACCTTTTACGTGTTTTCCACCTCATGCTGAATTaccaactcattgagtgggcaaacggaacatatttctttttcctgAGGAGTTCAGTGAGGAAGACTGTGCTATAGAAAGGGGAGGGGGGATAATGAAGGATGGATATAAATCATTGCAATAACAGAATAtggaaatttaaaaaatattatctttgAACTATTAGATTACAACTCAAGTCCAATGTGAATCTGATATAATGCAAATAACAAGCGGTATTACATTTGTGACCACCAATTATTCATGCATCAGGTGCTAATACAGTGGAAAGACTGAAATACATTGCATGCTAGTGCTATGCATTATTATGCAACACAGTAGGAACAAAGTTTATCTCTCAAATATTCGCTAAGCCATTGTTGTGTGCCCTCCATGTTTTACGGCATAGTATGACTTTCAGATGAGACAAAAGGCTTTGGGGGAATCTGTAGATTCTCCAACCGCCCTGTTAACATGTTTACCACCTTTGTCATTGAGGGTCGGTTCTTTGGGTTCCATTGAATGCACCATAGTGCCACAATTGCCAGCTGTCtcaccttttctttctcttctcctGTCATTTCCCTAGCAAGTACCAAGTCCTGCCCGGTAATTACTTTCTCAAAGATCCATTCTGGGAGGTAAACCTCATCTGGACTCTCAACACTTGGGTCTGAGTTTCTCATTCCACTCACCATTTCTAACACCAGCATGCCAAAACTGTAAACATCGGACTTGTAGGATACGCCTCCAAAATTCCGAGAATATAGCTCTGGTGCAATATAGCCCATAGTGCCTCTTGCTGCCGTCAAGGTAACAATGCTTTGATCCCTTGCACACAGTTTTGCAAGGCCAAAGTCTGAGATCTTTGGATTGAAGTTGTAGTCTAGCAGAATGTTGTGAGGCTTGATGTCAAAGTGGAGGATGCGCTTACTGCATCCTTGATGTAGGTATTCCATTCCTCGGGCAATGCCTAAAGCGACATCTACCATTTTGTTTGGCAGTAGTTCTTTAGAAGTACTAGAATCCGGCAAGAATATGTATTTCTCCAATGACTCGTTGGGCATGAATTCATAAATAAGGGCACGTCTTGTTCCTTCAGAGCAAAAGCCCAGGAGGCGCACAATATTCGCATGGTGGATGAGTCCTATCGTTGCAACTTCATTGATGAagtcttctccttctcctgTAGAGTTCTCTAGCATTTTGACTGCCACAGGTACTCCATTTGGTAGCTCACCTTTGTATACACTTCCAAATCCACCTTGACCTATTTTTTCCTTGAATCGCCTTGCTATTTTCTTAACTTCAGAGAATGTGTACCTTGTGGGTTTCGACGTCCCATATGTCTTGAGGAACATTTCAACCTTCAAGTGTATCTCTTCGTTATATCTTCCCTTTAGTGAAAGATAGAGTGCACTGGCCACCATCAACAATAGGACAACTAGTGCGGCTACCGATGATGTAGCTGAAAGCAGATAATAGGAAGTCAGCATACTGTATCAGGTTAGAAAGCCACCCACTTGGTGATGGGGATAAGAGAATGTAAAGATTCATAGTAGAGCAAAATAAGACTTTGTGTTGAATAAATAACTcaaaattcttttcttttcttttgaataCAAGGAAAGTTTGGTTTGCAGCAGTACCTGCAATGACTTTGACGTGTGAACCTGCAAATACCAAAGAAGAGATAAGGATTTATTGGTGATTTGGTACATAAATGAAAATTAACTTGTTGAGAAAGAAAAGGTAAGATCTAAAATTGCAGTATGAGTGGCTGCAAGACGTGGCCCAGACCCCCAATGGATACGATAGAGTTTTAGTTTTTGAGGAATGGCTGTGCTGTGATTATGTGAATAGATATGTAAAGAGAAATATTAACATATCATCACAGGCAAGCAAGGTTCCTTCGGAGAAAAACTAAACATCAGAAGCAAGTTGGTGGTGCCAACTATGGCGATTAAGTGAGTTGTAGTCCCTACTTGTGTTCCCTCATTTTATCCCAACCAAATGTCCCCACGGTCTCAAGTAACAATCCATCCGATCTACATGGTCTGTTACTGACAA includes:
- the LOC133914485 gene encoding rust resistance kinase Lr10-like produces the protein MSGFLAIALLLCLLKDGTYKASAWDDKDFFRYCPPSRCSEHGPEIRFPFRLESSNTPSLCGAPCMKLACSGEDTILVHPALSAYKVIAIDYRLGRLTIIPRAGFSSPCQLIDKIISASVALDLQSSCLNQFRFYHAVIVRCLGKFTPHSDDADFIAGPVSCLSNATYFSYLVSPLEKMYVLPLDCKVSDGKIPLPVPDTSPSTFKETAERMLNFDEMTSIIYYHLHHFRQNEYYYPDDEECTQCEGQGRRCAFSSQRNQTFCMRHGSHVKVIAATSSVAALVVLLLMVASALYLSLKGRYNEEIHLKVEMFLKTYGTSKPTRYTFSEVKKIARRFKEKIGQGGFGSVYKGELPNGVPVAVKMLENSTGEGEDFINEVATIGLIHHANIVRLLGFCSEGTRRALIYEFMPNESLEKYIFLPDSSTSKELLPNKMVDVALGIARGMEYLHQGCSKRILHFDIKPHNILLDYNFNPKISDFGLAKLCARDQSIVTLTAARGTMGYIAPELYSRNFGGVSYKSDVYSFGMLVLEMVSGMRNSDPSVESPDEVYLPEWIFEKVITGQDLVLAREMTGEEKEKVRQLAIVALWCIQWNPKNRPSMTKVVNMLTGRLENLQIPPKPFVSSESHTMP